One Chlamydiales bacterium genomic window, AATCGAAGAATTACCTATAGATTTAACTGTTGAAGTAGGACGTCTGCGTATGACAGCCAAGGCATTGATGGATTTGAATCCTGGTAATTTAATAGAAATCAATGTTCACCCTGAACAGGGAGTAGATCTTGTCGTTAATGGCAAAAAAGTTGGACGTGGAGAATTGATTCGTATTGGTGAAACATTGGGTGTGCGCATTTTATCGCTATAAAAAGGATCATTTTATTTTAGATAGGAGAAAGGAAATCAGTGACTCATGAGTTTCCAAGCCATATCGGCGGATACAGGATTGAGAGTCTCCTAGATCGAGGTGGGATGACTCTTCTTTATCTTGGTATTCATCCTGAGACCCATCAGCCAATTACCATTAAAGTACTTTCATCTAAGTATGTTTCTCATCCTGAAATGGTAGACCGTTTTATGCGAGAAGCAGAGATTATTGCTCTAACTGATCATCCTAATATTGTGAAAATTTATGGGAATGGTAAGTGGGAAGGAGGAGTGTATATTGCGATGGAATTCATCCAGGGAATTTCTCTCCGTCAAATGATTTTGCAAGAAGCAATGTCATTAAAAAGGGCACTTGAAGTTGTAATTCAAATTGGTTATGCCCTTACACATCTTCATGTCCATGGGATTATTCATCGTGATCTGAAACCAGAAAATATTCTTCTAACAGCTCAAGGAGGAGTAAAAGTAGTAGATTTTGGTATTTCACAGATATATACAGAGAAAATAAATTCTACTAAGACTCAACTTCTTGGCACTCCGGTTTACATGAGTCCTGAGCAAATCGAGAATCCTCTTAATGTAGATTTTTCTATCGATGTATATGCCTTAGGGATTATTACTTATGAACTCATATTAGGGCGTTTATCACATGGATTGGTTCATCTTTCGAATGTTCCACGTGGTTTACAGAAGCTTTTATCGAAAGCACTTCAACCAAAGCGAAAAGATCGATTTGATGATATTGTAGAATTTATTCAAGAAGTTTCAGCTTACTTAAATTCAAATGAACTACAACATGATATGCGTGGCAGTGATTATCTTGGTGAGTTGAAAGAGAATCTTCGACAAGCACAATCAATTTTAATTCCTCCTCATCTTCCCAATTGGCAGCGTGTGAATATGGCGCTTTCCTCGAACTGTAGTACTGCTCTCTCTTCTGTCTATTATGATTTTTTCGAGCCAAAAGAGGGGATCTATAGCCTTGTTATGGGTGAATCCTTAACGACAGGTGTTCAAGGTTTATTACAAATTGCTATATTGAAAGGCATGGTTCATGCTTTGGCTCATGCTATCAACACACCACTCGATTTTGTATCAACATTAAATGCTAGAATTCTTGATCAAAAGAATAGTCAGAGTTTTTCTTTTTCTTTGCTGACTCTATACCCACTACAAGAACGTTTTTCTTACATCTCTTGTGGCTATAGCCCACTCTGGTATTTACCTGCAGGTGGGAAAACTCCTCGTCGTTTAACTGCTGAAAATGCCCCTTTAGGAATTTCAAATTCTCCAGAATTTCTTGAAGTTGATTCGAATTGGAATATTGGAGATAATTTAACTTTGCATACTTTTCAAGCTGGTCAAGCAAAAAGTATTCAGGAAATTGAGAAGGATGAAGGACGATTTTTAAATGCTCTAATGGAGACTCTTTTTTTGGATCCACAAAAACAAGTTGAAGCCATTTTTCGCAAAGTCTCGCAAAAAGAAGAACGAGCTTTTTTTGAATCTCCAATTACTGTAATTAGTATTCAAAGGGAAACATAGCTGGGTAAAAATAATAATTTTCACTATACCCAATACCATATAGCCAGATATAATGAAGACAATGCGCCTTAGAAATTTTTATTTCATTTATATATGTGTATTTATTATTAGTTTAATGCCATTTGTGTATGGTGAAAAATATGGCAAATCTGAACTGATTGGATCAGATACACAAGGATCTCTAGAAAGACCGATCACAATTATTCAATCCTCTTCTCATCCTTTATTGCGACCAACTCTTCATGCAAATGATCATCAATTAGCTTCGGTTTCCCATGAATCTCATCCTTCATTCCACATTCAATCGGATGGATTGTTAGCTGCAGAAAGAAAGCATAAAAATGAAATTAAAGAATTCAGTCAGACAAATAAAACTTCAGAAACTAAAACTGAGCTTAAAGGAATAGATTTTGGTAAATATCTGAAACCTAATTGCGATCCTAAGAGAGAAGGATATACGATTAATTTTGAAGATATTTCTATCCTTCAACTGATCCAGTTTATTAGTAAAATTTCTGGGACAAATTTTGTATTTGATAAGAATGATTTAAATTTCGCAATTACGATTATTTCTGAAGACCCAACATCCATAGAAGATCTTTCTGCAGCATTGCTCCAGATTTTAAGAATTCACGGTCTTTCAGTTGTAGAACAAGGGAACAATATTTTGATTTATAAAAATCAAAATATGTCAAAAGTCTCTACAGTGATTACTGATACAAATATTCATGAAGCATGTGAGGCAGCAGTGATCACTCGTGTTTTTCGACTCTACAATATTGATCCAAACAAGATTCAAACAATTGTAAAACCCCTCCTATCTTCTGATGCGATTGTTGAGGTTTCTGTTGAAACACATCATTTGATTGTTACAGATATGACAGCAAATGTTGATAAGATTGCAGATCTTCTTTCCGCTCTTGATATCCCAAATACAGCTTTTGATATTCTCGAATATAAAGTTAATAGTGCTTATCCTAGTGCTCTTGTGAGTTATGCACGAGAAATATTAGCTCCTTTAGCTGGGGATAACCCCTTGCAAATCATTGCTCAGCCTTCTTCAAACAAAATATTTGTGGTTTCTACTCCTTATTTAAATCAAAAAGCTATTCAAGTTTTACAAGCTTTAGACACTGCAGATATCACAGAAATTGCTCCAGATTTGCCTTCAGATGCAATGGCAAATAATAATTTTCACATGTATAAATTAAAATATCAAAAAGGACAGAAGATTGCTGATGCAATGAAAGAGATTGGCGCAAATTTACAATATTCTGGTGTCGCGAATTTAGATTTTGTTAATACTATTCATAGTCTGCAATGGTTAGAGGTAAATAATTCGATCATTGTCACTGGCTCTAGTCATGCCATTAAAAAAATTGTTGAATTGCTAGATGATCTAGATCAACCTCCTAAGCAAGTTTATATCGAAGTCTTAATTATCGATACAACTTTACAGAATTCGCTTGATTTTGGTGTTCAATGGATTGCCTTGGGTGATGAGCAGAATAAGCTTGCATATGCTTCAGGTTTATTAGGCAATTCACCTCCAAATCCAAATCTTCAAGGAGGATCAATTCCTCCTGGAGCTCGTTATATCGCATCGAACCCCTCTTCCCAGCCTCCTCTAATTCCCAACCCTGGACGCGATATTCCACTTCCAGTACCTTCTTCTCTTTCCGGAATCAGTAATATCGTCAATCAAACAGAAGCATTTGGATTTGGAATTATTGGGAATATTCTTCGTCATCATGGACAATCATTTTTGACATTAGGAGCACTAGTGAGTGCTCTCGATCAAGAGATGCAAACCCAAGTAGTACTTAATCCACGAATTATGGTTGAAGATACACAGTCAGCAAATTTCTTTGTTGGAGAGAATATTCCCTACCAGACTACTAGCACTGTGATTCAGCAAACTGGATCAGTGACACAAAACTTTCAATACGAAGATATAGGGATTCAACTTCAAGTGACTCCAACAATTTCACCTAGTAATGTTGTGACGATTGATATTAATCAAGCCATTTCTAATGTACTTTCTGTGACAACAGAAAATGTGATTGCACCTCAGACACAAAAAATTCTTGCGACCACTCGTGTTCATGTTCCTGATGGTTGTTTTTTTGTTATGAGTGGTCATATTCGAGATCAGTGTACAAAAGTAAACTCTGGGATTCCTTGTTTGGGGACATTACCTCTTATTGGTCCACTTTTTTCACGTAATATTGAGCAACGTAGTAAACGAAATATGATTATGTTTATTCGTCCAAAAGTGATGACTGTAATTGACGATCAGATTAAATTAACTAATCAAGAAGGCTATCAATATAACTTTGATACAGATCCCTCATCATTGCAAGAATCCTGTTGTGAACAAGCTCCCGAATGCGAGGTCTATCCTCCCATGAATCCAATACATTAAAATAGCTCGCTATAAAATTCAGAATTTCTGAGAATATCCCTATGTTTCGGAAAGTCACGATTCTGATGATGTTATGCGTATTTCAAACAGGATGTTACTATCGTGTTCCTAAATGTATCCAACCTTCTATTCAGTTTCCACCTCATCCTAAGGAAATTCAAAAAGAAAAACGCATTTCTCTTTCTCTACCTGAGAATTTTTCTCTTCTTCCTTTTTCTCCTTTAAGCCCTGAAGAAAAAGAAACAGATTGGGGAAAAGAATATAGAATTGCTCTTCTATTTGCTGAAGATTTTGATCTTTATCGCGCAATTACTGGATTTAAACGAGCCTTGTATTTGATTCCTAATGATTTGAAAGGACGTTCCCAGGAGATTCAATATATGATTGCTCTGGCTTATTACTTAGGTAGAAAATATACAGAGGTAATTTATATTGTTGACTCAACAGATCTTGGATCGATAGACTCACTTTTTCCTGCCTATTCTGACCTACTTTTGATTCTTTATGATAGTTATTATCAATTGGGGAAAACCGATCATGCTTCCCACGTCCTAAATTTAATTGAGATACAAGATTCTGAAATAGCTCACCGTCTCACCATTTTAGAAGCAATTAAAAAAGTTGATTTGAATTATTTATCCCTTAATCCAGCTTATAGGGGAGTATTTTGTGGATATCATAAAGCAATGAAATCGATACAAAAAGCAGAGATATTTAATGCGATTATGCCTGGAGCAGGTTACTGGTATATTGGAATGAGACAAACAGCAGTAACAGCTTTTCTTGTGAATGCTCTTTTTATTGGTGCAGCTGCTCATTTTTTGCATGAAGGTAATATTGCAGCAGGAGTCATTACACTGAGTTTTGAAGGTGGATGGTATTTTGGTGGAATTAGTGGAGCTGGTTTAGCAGCTAAACGGTATAACGAGCAATTGTATTGCTCTTATGTAGGAAAAATTATTCAACGTGAAGAACTTTTCCCTTTCATGATGCTAAAATATTCTTTTTAATCTTTGAGATTTTTATAGTCTATTATTGAATCAGTAGAACAGATCACATCTGAAGAATTATAAAGAAATTTTAAGTTTTTTTGCAATTTCATGCAAGTATTTAGCCCGTTGTTTAGGTAATTCAGGAATTTGGATGGCTTTATTAGAAATATTGAGAAGATGGGCTCGTCTACAATTAAAGAAAATTTGATTAAAATTGAACTCTTTAGGCGCTAATACCCATCCAATTTCAATGCCTAGCTTCACTAAGCTTAATGCATTTAATGCTTCAATGACTTCAAGTTGATAGGAATGTGTTAAAAGACCCAGCGCTCGAGTAACTTTATTTTTGATTTGTTCGTTATTATTTTCGATGAGTTTTTTCCGCATATGGATTTCTGCAACGATAGCTCGTGTTGCCCACATACGCATCGTTGTCAAAATATATTCTTCTGTTAATCCAATCGTACAAGTATTGCGTGCAACTAAAATATCACCAATCATTTCAGTTGCTTTCCCATGAAGGCCAACTGCCTCTACCTCTTCTTCTTTTTCTTTTTCCAGTAGTTCCGGTAATTCACCAGTATGGATGATCGCAGGAATATGCAAAAATAGAGAGATCGTTAAACTGGTTCCTGAATAAAGAGGATCAGCTGTTAAAAACCCAAAACGACTATTAAATGCAAAATCAAGATTTTTATTTAAATGGCTTTCTATTTCTACAAGTTGATTCCAAGATTTTTCAATTTCCTGTTGAGTATCAACTTGATGAATTCGAAGATGGTCTTGTAGATTTAACATTGCCAAAAATTTAGCAGATTGATCTATAATAAATCCTTCTCCTGCATGGGCTTGATGAAAGGGATTTTGAATGAGAAAATGTTCAACTAAAAATTCTTTTTCTAATGGGCCTATATCTTCAGAATGATAAAGAAGAGGTTGATTAAGTATAGGGACTCCATTAAATCCTTCCCAAATTAATCTAATCAATTGTTCTTGGCGTGCTTTATCAAGCTTAGAAGAAAATTTAAATTTGTTTAAGTTACGGGCAAGACTTAGGGTTGAAGCAAGCCATACATTGTGGGAATCATTTTCCCACAATTTGTTGAGTTGATAAATTTGATCGATTTCACTCCGATGTTTTTTCATCTTCTACCTTCTGCTTTAATGCACGGATTTGATCTCTTAGTAAAGCAGCTTGTTCGTAATCTTCTTTTATTAACATTTCATCAATTGCTTCGTTTAAAGTAATTAAACGTAAGGTTGGACTAATGCCAGTCATTTCTCCTTGGACTCTTCCAATATGCAGAGGCTGACCTTTCTTACTTGGATTAAGGTGGCGAGAGACACGTTTTTCCTTAAATAAATCATCAACAAGAATTTCAGCAAAGACATTATAACAATCTGAACATCCAAGAAGATGGCCCATACGAATCGCTTCTAAGGATGTTCCACAATTTCCACATACAAGGTCTGCCATTTTTTCTTTTTTATCTTGAGTATTGTGAGATGTATTTCCATGTAATCGTTTTTCAAGATGGGGACAATTCAAACACATCCCTGTACGTGTGACTTTTTCTTGAATGATTTCAATATAATGGACAGAAATTGGCTTTTTACACTCGGTGCAATCTAATGGTCGTTCAGGCATCTATTAAAATTTAAGTAAAATCTATATCTTAATGATCCTCGAAAATATTTGCAAATTGACTCATATAAGAAATGCTATTTGTACGTTTTGATCGAAATTCCAATAGAGCTAGATATCATTAAAATCAGCAAAAGTTGAATAATTGACTCTTTATTTTTAAATAGTTAGATAAAATGATAGAGGGAACAAGAAAAAACAGAAATCAAGAATAATGTTCTAGATAAAAAATAACGAAAAAAAACTGGGTCTTGATGGACTCGAACCATCGACCCCCTCATTAAAAGTGAGGTGCTCTAACCAACTGAGCTAAAGACCCTAAAGATTAAAGGATAGTCTTCAAAAAATTGAATTTGACCCCAAGGGGATTCGAACCCCTGTTGTCGGGATGAAAACCCGGTGTCCTAGGCCTGGCTAGACGATGGGGCCGTAACAACTAAAAATGCAAAACCATTTTAATCATAGGATAGGTATATGGCAATAACTTAAATTGTAATGATTTCTTTTTCTTTTGTTTCAGTGATTTTGTCAGCTTCTTTACAACATTGATCGGTGAGTTCTTGAATATTTTTTTCCAACTTTTTCATCCGATCTTCAGGAAGATCTCCATCTGTTTTTTGTTTTTTTATCAACTCGTTACCTTCGCGACGAACGTTGCGAATGGATATTTTTGCAGCCTCACGCTTTCGTCGTGCCTGTTTGACCATCTCTTCTCTAGCTGCTTGGTTCATTTCAGGTAGCTGCATTCTTATGATATTTCCATCAACAATTGGCTGTAGATTAAGATTAGCTAGCTCAATGCCTTTTGCAATAGGATGCAGGTTATTTATATCAAAAGGAGAGATGAGAATTTGACGTGGCTCAGGTACTGAGATAGTTGCAAGATCTTTGATTCGCATCTTCGTACCATAAACTGTAGCATAAACATTGTCTAAAATAGCTGGATTTGCTCGACCTGTTCTGAGAGAGTTGAGCTCATATTTAAGATGATCAACTGCCCCTTCCATTTTTTTTCGAATATCTGACATGACATCCATAGATTCACCCACTTATCAATGTTCCCAAAGATTTGTCTAAAAGCGCATCTGTGAGAGACACTTTGTTAAAATTAAAAACTCGAATCGGAATTTTTGCTTGCATACACATCGTAATTGCAGAAAAATCCATGATTGCTAATTCTTTTTTCAAAATTTCTTGAAAAGAAATTTGATGATAGATTTTTGCATTCATATGCTGAGAGGGGTTTTTATCAAATACTCCATCAACATGCATTGTAGCTTTAAATAGAATATCAGCATGAATTTCACAAGCTCTTAGCGCAGCATTTGTATCTGTTGTGAAGTAAGGATGACCAATCCCTCCAACAAAAAGAACAACCTCTCCCATAGATAAGTATTCAATCACTCGATCTACTTGATAAGATTCAGCTATTCTTGGACATTCTAATCCTGTAATTAGATGGACTTTAGTACCAATCTTAATTAGAGCATCTTTTAATGCAATTCCATTAATCAAAGTAGAAAGCATCCCAATTTCATCGGAATGGATCCGCTCGATCTGCAGTTCTTGACTCTTCTGAAGACCGCGAAATAAATTCCCGGCTCCTATCACAACTCCAACTTGACAATTATATTTTTGAAGTTTAGAAATTTGATGAGCAATTTGGGATA contains:
- a CDS encoding type II secretion system protein GspD, with the translated sequence MPFVYGEKYGKSELIGSDTQGSLERPITIIQSSSHPLLRPTLHANDHQLASVSHESHPSFHIQSDGLLAAERKHKNEIKEFSQTNKTSETKTELKGIDFGKYLKPNCDPKREGYTINFEDISILQLIQFISKISGTNFVFDKNDLNFAITIISEDPTSIEDLSAALLQILRIHGLSVVEQGNNILIYKNQNMSKVSTVITDTNIHEACEAAVITRVFRLYNIDPNKIQTIVKPLLSSDAIVEVSVETHHLIVTDMTANVDKIADLLSALDIPNTAFDILEYKVNSAYPSALVSYAREILAPLAGDNPLQIIAQPSSNKIFVVSTPYLNQKAIQVLQALDTADITEIAPDLPSDAMANNNFHMYKLKYQKGQKIADAMKEIGANLQYSGVANLDFVNTIHSLQWLEVNNSIIVTGSSHAIKKIVELLDDLDQPPKQVYIEVLIIDTTLQNSLDFGVQWIALGDEQNKLAYASGLLGNSPPNPNLQGGSIPPGARYIASNPSSQPPLIPNPGRDIPLPVPSSLSGISNIVNQTEAFGFGIIGNILRHHGQSFLTLGALVSALDQEMQTQVVLNPRIMVEDTQSANFFVGENIPYQTTSTVIQQTGSVTQNFQYEDIGIQLQVTPTISPSNVVTIDINQAISNVLSVTTENVIAPQTQKILATTRVHVPDGCFFVMSGHIRDQCTKVNSGIPCLGTLPLIGPLFSRNIEQRSKRNMIMFIRPKVMTVIDDQIKLTNQEGYQYNFDTDPSSLQESCCEQAPECEVYPPMNPIH
- the pyrH gene encoding UMP kinase, encoding MDRYQRIIIKLSGEAFMGSQDHGLCHNALSQIAHQISKLQKYNCQVGVVIGAGNLFRGLQKSQELQIERIHSDEIGMLSTLINGIALKDALIKIGTKVHLITGLECPRIAESYQVDRVIEYLSMGEVVLFVGGIGHPYFTTDTNAALRACEIHADILFKATMHVDGVFDKNPSQHMNAKIYHQISFQEILKKELAIMDFSAITMCMQAKIPIRVFNFNKVSLTDALLDKSLGTLISG
- a CDS encoding protein kinase, with the protein product MTHEFPSHIGGYRIESLLDRGGMTLLYLGIHPETHQPITIKVLSSKYVSHPEMVDRFMREAEIIALTDHPNIVKIYGNGKWEGGVYIAMEFIQGISLRQMILQEAMSLKRALEVVIQIGYALTHLHVHGIIHRDLKPENILLTAQGGVKVVDFGISQIYTEKINSTKTQLLGTPVYMSPEQIENPLNVDFSIDVYALGIITYELILGRLSHGLVHLSNVPRGLQKLLSKALQPKRKDRFDDIVEFIQEVSAYLNSNELQHDMRGSDYLGELKENLRQAQSILIPPHLPNWQRVNMALSSNCSTALSSVYYDFFEPKEGIYSLVMGESLTTGVQGLLQIAILKGMVHALAHAINTPLDFVSTLNARILDQKNSQSFSFSLLTLYPLQERFSYISCGYSPLWYLPAGGKTPRRLTAENAPLGISNSPEFLEVDSNWNIGDNLTLHTFQAGQAKSIQEIEKDEGRFLNALMETLFLDPQKQVEAIFRKVSQKEERAFFESPITVISIQRET
- a CDS encoding UvrB/UvrC motif-containing protein; the encoded protein is MPERPLDCTECKKPISVHYIEIIQEKVTRTGMCLNCPHLEKRLHGNTSHNTQDKKEKMADLVCGNCGTSLEAIRMGHLLGCSDCYNVFAEILVDDLFKEKRVSRHLNPSKKGQPLHIGRVQGEMTGISPTLRLITLNEAIDEMLIKEDYEQAALLRDQIRALKQKVEDEKTSE
- the frr gene encoding ribosome recycling factor, whose product is MDVMSDIRKKMEGAVDHLKYELNSLRTGRANPAILDNVYATVYGTKMRIKDLATISVPEPRQILISPFDINNLHPIAKGIELANLNLQPIVDGNIIRMQLPEMNQAAREEMVKQARRKREAAKISIRNVRREGNELIKKQKTDGDLPEDRMKKLEKNIQELTDQCCKEADKITETKEKEIITI